From the genome of Rhodohalobacter sp. SW132, one region includes:
- a CDS encoding class II 3-deoxy-7-phosphoheptulonate synthase, translating into MSTKQKTANPISSARSTSGLDWHPLSWNDKPIKQLPTYPNTEELQSRYRELQDLPPLITSWEIEALKEKLADVSNGKGFLLQGGDCAETFDACKSPKIVNLLKVLLQMSFILVHEMGTPVVRIGRIAGQFAKPRSKDFEVIDGVEMLNYRGDLINSFEPNAEARKPDPSRMIQAYNKSALTLNFLRALTDEGFADLQHPEQWELDFMKNNEYYKDYEAMVNSIHKAIHFMETITPNVFTTLHKIDLYTSHEALNLYYDSAQTRQVPRKSGWFNLSGHMVWLGNRTKQLDGAHVEYLKGIENPIGIKVGPPFDLDETLKLIETVNPTHEAGKIVLITRMGVDDVEKIMPDFIKAIKKEGHPVVWSCDPMHGNTFSTGNSIKTRSFDDILQEIRTTFAVHRAEGSYLGGVHLELTGDNVTECVGGANGLNEDSLDLNYETYCDPRLNYEQSLEMAFLVAKEWNKSYGK; encoded by the coding sequence ATGAGTACGAAACAGAAAACGGCAAATCCCATCTCATCTGCACGTTCTACATCGGGGCTTGACTGGCACCCGCTATCGTGGAACGACAAGCCTATTAAGCAGTTACCTACGTATCCTAATACGGAAGAACTTCAAAGCAGGTATCGCGAACTGCAGGATTTGCCCCCGCTCATTACATCGTGGGAAATTGAAGCACTTAAAGAGAAGCTTGCTGATGTATCGAACGGGAAAGGATTTTTACTTCAGGGCGGAGATTGTGCTGAAACGTTTGATGCATGTAAATCCCCCAAAATAGTAAACCTGCTGAAAGTACTGCTCCAGATGAGTTTCATTCTTGTGCATGAAATGGGCACGCCTGTCGTTCGAATCGGCCGGATAGCGGGTCAGTTTGCCAAACCGCGATCTAAAGATTTTGAAGTGATTGACGGTGTGGAAATGCTCAATTACCGCGGTGACCTGATTAACAGCTTCGAGCCAAATGCCGAAGCGCGAAAACCGGATCCGTCACGCATGATTCAGGCGTACAATAAATCTGCACTGACACTTAACTTTTTGCGTGCGCTGACCGATGAAGGCTTTGCCGATCTCCAGCATCCCGAACAGTGGGAGCTCGATTTCATGAAAAACAACGAGTATTATAAGGATTACGAAGCGATGGTGAATTCCATCCACAAGGCGATTCATTTCATGGAGACGATCACACCGAACGTATTCACCACACTCCACAAGATCGATCTGTATACCTCGCACGAGGCTTTAAATCTTTATTATGATTCCGCACAAACCCGTCAGGTACCGCGAAAAAGCGGCTGGTTCAATCTGAGCGGACATATGGTATGGCTCGGTAACCGGACCAAGCAGCTGGATGGTGCACACGTGGAGTACCTGAAAGGAATCGAAAATCCTATTGGAATTAAAGTTGGGCCGCCGTTTGATCTGGATGAAACCCTGAAACTGATTGAGACCGTCAACCCAACACACGAGGCAGGTAAAATTGTATTGATTACGCGGATGGGCGTGGATGATGTTGAGAAAATTATGCCGGACTTTATCAAGGCGATTAAAAAAGAAGGACATCCTGTTGTCTGGAGCTGCGACCCGATGCACGGAAACACCTTCTCAACGGGGAACAGCATTAAAACCCGAAGTTTTGATGATATTCTGCAGGAGATTCGCACGACATTTGCTGTACACAGGGCGGAAGGAAGTTACCTTGGCGGCGTTCATCTGGAACTTACCGGCGACAACGTCACCGAATGTGTTGGCGGAGCCAACGGCCTGAATGAAGATAGCCTGGATCTCAATTACGAAACATACTGCGATCCCCGCCTGAACTACGAGCAGAGTCTTGAAATGGCGTTTCTCGTAGCGAAAGAGTGGAATAAGAGCTACGGTAAATAA
- a CDS encoding amidohydrolase family protein — MITKNKFRNYFYSLICLVAFSSFFMVGLSADKSGEINNFGVYAFTDVNVVPMDEERILENHTVIVRDGRISSVAPSGDIEIPENAEQIDGSDKYLMPGLTEMHGHIPGSDNPQYVEDVLFLYISNGVTTVRNMAGNPYHIELRDKVAEGEVTGPTIFAATPWLSSNSVSGPEDAERAVREYKEAGFDHMKMGSLPQDTYLAVAEASQEIGLPFAGHIPEGVGLVNALEAGQKSIDHYDRYVEFLVPDDAGWDGSNPGFFGSAVVHLADASRISEAVERTIEAGTWNVPTLSLVEHLASEVPAEEMAEWPEMKYMPADVVDGWVNSKRDFQARDDFQPEAANRLVEIRQILTKELHDSGAPIALGSDAPQFFNVPGFSIHHELEMMVATGLSPYEVLVTGTKNPAIYYDTPDEFGTVEENRRADLILLNQNPLQDIANVSDRAGVMVRGEWWPEEKIQERLNQIANN, encoded by the coding sequence ATGATTACAAAAAATAAATTCAGGAATTACTTTTACTCTCTTATTTGTCTGGTTGCTTTTTCATCTTTTTTTATGGTCGGTTTAAGTGCGGATAAATCGGGAGAAATAAATAACTTCGGCGTATATGCTTTTACGGATGTAAATGTAGTGCCAATGGATGAAGAACGCATTCTCGAAAATCATACCGTTATTGTCAGAGATGGCAGAATTTCTTCCGTTGCACCGTCTGGTGACATAGAAATCCCTGAAAATGCAGAACAGATTGATGGGAGTGATAAATATTTAATGCCCGGGCTAACGGAGATGCATGGACATATTCCCGGATCTGATAATCCCCAATATGTTGAAGATGTGCTATTTCTCTATATTTCCAATGGTGTAACAACTGTACGTAACATGGCAGGAAACCCATACCATATAGAGCTGAGAGACAAGGTGGCAGAGGGTGAGGTAACAGGGCCCACAATTTTTGCCGCAACACCCTGGTTAAGTTCCAACTCTGTTTCGGGACCGGAGGATGCCGAACGTGCTGTTCGGGAATATAAGGAAGCGGGTTTTGATCACATGAAAATGGGAAGCCTGCCACAGGATACATATCTCGCTGTTGCAGAGGCTTCTCAAGAAATTGGACTGCCGTTTGCCGGGCACATACCGGAAGGTGTGGGACTCGTTAATGCATTAGAAGCCGGCCAGAAATCCATTGATCATTACGACAGGTATGTTGAATTTCTGGTGCCGGATGATGCCGGCTGGGATGGAAGTAATCCCGGGTTTTTTGGCAGTGCTGTTGTTCATCTTGCTGATGCGAGTCGAATTTCTGAGGCTGTAGAGCGCACTATAGAGGCCGGAACATGGAATGTGCCCACCTTAAGCCTTGTAGAACATCTTGCATCTGAAGTACCTGCTGAGGAGATGGCTGAGTGGCCGGAAATGAAGTATATGCCGGCTGATGTGGTAGATGGCTGGGTGAATTCGAAGCGTGACTTTCAGGCCAGAGATGATTTTCAACCTGAAGCAGCAAATCGCCTTGTTGAAATTCGTCAAATACTTACAAAAGAACTTCACGATAGTGGTGCTCCTATAGCACTTGGGTCTGATGCACCACAATTCTTTAATGTGCCCGGATTTTCTATTCACCACGAGTTAGAAATGATGGTGGCAACCGGTCTTTCACCCTATGAAGTTCTGGTTACAGGGACAAAAAATCCGGCTATCTATTATGATACACCTGATGAGTTCGGTACAGTTGAAGAAAACAGAAGGGCAGATCTGATCCTGCTAAATCAAAATCCGCTGCAAGACATCGCTAACGTAAGTGACAGAGCCGGCGTGATGGTTAGGGGAGAGTGGTGGCCTGAAGAAAAAATTCAGGAACGGCTAAATCAAATCGCAAACAATTAA
- a CDS encoding DUF6644 family protein produces MFFLESSSGFLHWLENSEAALFFRQSIWLYPAVEIIHIIGFAVLVGAAFLFDLRLLGMARKLPVKESIKHFILWARISFLAVLLSGLILFMVNAVSIAFNPAFRIKLALIFLAGLNAYVFHTFTVRTVGKWNINRMPPVKARVAGILSILLWFSVIACGRLIAYT; encoded by the coding sequence GTGTTTTTTCTGGAAAGTAGTTCAGGTTTTTTGCATTGGCTTGAGAATAGTGAAGCAGCTCTATTCTTTCGTCAGTCCATTTGGCTTTATCCAGCTGTGGAGATCATCCATATTATTGGTTTTGCAGTATTAGTGGGTGCTGCATTTCTTTTTGATCTTCGTTTACTGGGAATGGCCCGAAAATTACCGGTCAAAGAATCAATTAAACATTTTATTCTGTGGGCGCGTATCAGTTTTTTAGCTGTACTGCTGAGTGGATTGATACTTTTCATGGTAAATGCAGTTAGTATTGCATTCAATCCGGCATTCAGAATAAAACTTGCCCTTATTTTTCTTGCTGGCCTGAATGCATATGTTTTTCACACATTTACGGTTAGAACTGTGGGTAAGTGGAACATCAATAGAATGCCTCCGGTTAAAGCAAGGGTTGCAGGCATATTATCAATACTGCTCTGGTTTAGTGTTATTGCCTGCGGCAGATTGATCGCTTATACTTAA